A genomic stretch from Procambarus clarkii isolate CNS0578487 chromosome 14, FALCON_Pclarkii_2.0, whole genome shotgun sequence includes:
- the LOC123769742 gene encoding lysosomal proton-coupled steroid conjugate and bile acid symporter SLC46A3-like: MAGGRSFQHLQKVALDALSNITIEPILFLHYTAWYTQLVIRDNLKLERFCRVTLKYPAEECAQMNDGHHTDLQVKAQQLDSVFTFYEKLASTIIPILLLSFIASWSDKRGRRVPILLSLLGEVLYSIIYLLEAFFTSWSPYVLLLAYFIESIGGGLIMFAMASYSYMADNTSRQSRTARMTIMNIFWHLGCSIGTVMGAWIFDIGGYVPVFSTSLLFYSIALVVAFFIVKDKQLEKNETENDTEMETSPWNPKNVISLFRVATKTRPGRTRLHLLLLLVFMLCYISSVPHNMYLWTRRVFQWDQDQYSLYYTASMIVEVLVMLIVTLIFQRYTIHDCVFGAGIALLLFLEDLSFGLVGAASQWWVVLVFLVVPSILPSVAIRSQITKLCDDTEVGRYFSLLAILEVLWPLADGAIYSAVYAYTIAFYPSCEHLVSAAFALCLLSGLLCLRLYVDSAKGRPPPPVLPEGRLGTQGLATETHPSRSVQLDGVQANHSDRSCWSSTPPS; encoded by the exons ATGGCAGGTGGACGCAGTTTCCAACACCTGCAGAAGGTGGCTCTAGATGCTCTCTCAAACATCACTATAGAACCCATATTGTTTCTACATTATACCGCATGGTATACACAATTGGTAATTAGAGACAACCTGAAGTTAGAGCGGTTCTGTCGTGTGACGCTGAAGTATCCGGCCGAGGAGTGCGCCCAGATGAACGACGGACACCACACAGATTTGCAAGTGAAGGCCCAGCAGCTGGACAGTGTCTTCACTTTTTACGAAAAGTTAGCGAGCACAATCATCCCGATCTTGCTGCTATCCTTCATCGCCTCCTGGAGCGACAAACGAGGACGTCGTGTCCCCATACTTCTATCATTACTTGGAGAAGTATTATATAGCATCATCTACCTCCTGGAGGCTTTCTTCACGTCCTGGTCACCGTACGTTCTCCTGCTGGCATACTTCATTGAGAGTATCGGTGGAGGTTTAATTATGTTCGCTATGGCTTCCTATAGTTACATGGCAGACAACACCAGCCGGCAGTCCAGAACTGCTCGTATGACCATCATGAATATTTTTTGGCATCTTGGGTGTTCAATTGGCACTGTTATGGGGGCCTGGATCTTTGACATTGGAGGATACGTTCCAGTCTTCAGTACGTCTCTCCTTTTCTACAGTATCGCACTTGTTGTGGCCTTTTTTATAGTCAAAGATAAACAACTTGAAAAGAACGAGACGGAGAATGACACAGAGATGGAGACAAGTCCCTGGAACCCAAAGAATGTCATCAGTTTATTTCGAGTTGCCACCAAGACAAGACCTGGCCGGACGCGGCTGCATCTTCTGCTTCTGTTGGTGTTCATGCTTTGCTACATCAGCTCCGTTCCCCACAACATGTACCTGTGGACCCGCAGAGTGTTCCAGTGGGACCAGGACCAGTACAGTCTCTACTACACCGCCAGCATGATCGTTGAAGTTTTAGTCATGCTGATTGTTACGCTCATTTTTCAAAGATACACTATTCACGACTGTGTGTTTGGTGCAGGAATAGCTCTTCTGCTTTTCTTGGAAGACTTGAGTTTTGGACTAGTTGGTGCCGCCAGCCAGTGGTGGGTTGTGTTAGTCTTCCTCGTTGTGCCATCCATACTTCCCTCCGTAGCTATCAGGAGTCAGATAACTAAG TTGTGTGACGATACAGAAGTGGGAAGATACTTCTCATTGCTGGCCATCCTCGAGGTGTTGTGGCCCCTGGCGGACGGAGCCATCTACTCAGCCGTCTACGCCTACACTATCGCCTTCTATCCTTCCTGCGAGCACCTCGTATCGGCCGCCTTCGCCCTTTGTCTTCTGAGCGGTCTCCTGTGCCTCAGGTTATACGTGGACAGTGCTAAAGggcggcctccaccacctgtctTGCCCGAGGGCCGGCTGGGTACGCAGGGTCTGGCCACAGAAACTCACCCATCCCGATCGGTCCAGCTGGATGGAGTCCAAGCCAATCATTCCGACCGTTCCTGTTGGAGTTCCACTCCACCATCTTGA
- the LOC123769733 gene encoding lysosomal proton-coupled steroid conjugate and bile acid symporter SLC46A3-like: MNDGHHTDLQVKAQQLDSVFTFYEKLAGTIIPILLLSFIASWSDKRGRRVPILLSLLGEVLYSIIYLLEAFFTSWSPYVLLLAYFIESIGGGLRMFTMASYSYMADNTSRQSRTARMTIMNIFWHLGCSIGTVMGAWFFDIGGYVPVFSTSLLFYSIALVVAFFIVKDKQLEKNETENDTEMETSPWNPKNVISLLRVATRKRPGRTRLHLLLLLVFMLCYISSVPHNMYLWTRIVFQWDQDQYSLYYTASMITEILVMLIATLIFQRYTIHDCVIGAGTALLIFLKDLSFGLVGAASQWWVVLIFLVVPSILPPVAIRSQITKLCDDTEVGRYFSLMAILEVLWPVVDGAIYSAVYTYTIAFYPSYEHLVAAAFALCLLSGLLGLRLYVDSAKGRPPPPVLPEGRLGTKGLATETYPSRSVQLDGVQANHSNRSSWSSTPPS, encoded by the exons ATGAACGACGGACACCACACAGACTTGCAAGTGAAGGCCCAGCAGCTGGACAGTGTCTTCACTTTTTACGAGAAATTAGCGGGCACAATCATCCCAATCTTGCTGCTATCCTTTATCGCCTCCTGGAGCGACAAGCGAGGACGTCGTGTCCCCATACTTCTATCATTACTTGGAGAAGTATTATATAGCATCATCTACCTCCTGGAGGCTTTCTTCACGTCCTGGTCACCGTACGTTCTCCTGCTGGCATACTTCATTGAGAGTATCGGTGGAGGTTTAAGGATGTTCACTATGGCTTCCTATAGTTACATGGCAGACAACACCAGCCGGCAGTCCAGAACTGCTCGCATGACCATCATGAATATTTTTTGGCATCTTGGGTGTTCAATTGGCACTGTTATGGGGGCCTGGTTCTTTGACATTGGAGGATACGTTCCAGTCTTCAGTACGTCTCTCCTTTTCTACAGTATCGCACTTGTTGTGGCCTTTTTCATAGTCAAAGATAAACAACTTGAAAAGAACGAGACGGAGAATGACACAGAGATGGAGACAAGTCCCTGGAACCCAAAGAATGTCATCAGTTTATTACGTGTTGCCACCAGGAAGAGACCTGGCCGGACGCGGCTGCATCTTCTGCTTCTGTTGGTGTTCATGCTTTGCTACATCAGCTCCGTGCCTCACAACATGTACCTGTGGACCCGAATAGTGTTCCAGTGGGACCAGGACCAGTACAGTCTGTACTACACCGCCAGCATGATCACTGAAATTTTGGTCATGCTGATAGCTACGCTCATTTTTCAAAGATACACTATTCACGACTGTGTGATTGGCGCAGGAACAGCTCTTCTGATTTTCTTGAAAGACTTGAGTTTTGGACTAGTTGGTGCCGCTAGCCAGTGGTGGGTTGTGTTAATCTTCCTCGTTGTGCCATCAATACTTCCCCCCGTAGCTATCAGGAGTCAGATAACTAAG CTGTGTGACGATACAGAAGTGGGAAGATACTTCTCATTGATGGCCATCCTCGAGGTGTTATGGCCCGTAGTGGACGGAGCCATCTACTCAGCCGTCTACACCTACACTATCGCCTTCTATCCTTCTTACGAACACCTCGTTGCGGCCGCCTTCGCCCTTTGTCTTCTGAGCGGTCTCCTGGGCCTCAGGTTATACGTGGACAGTGCTAAAGggcggcctccaccacctgtctTGCCCGAGGGCCGGCTGGGTACGAAGGGTCTGGCCACAGAAACTTACCCATCCCGATCGGTCCAGCTGGATGGAGTCCAAGCCAATCATTCCAACCGTTCCAGTTGGAGTTCCACTCCACCATCTTGA